A window of Brachybacterium fresconis contains these coding sequences:
- a CDS encoding LysE/ArgO family amino acid transporter: protein MTTALHGLLAGLSLIIAIGSQNVFVMRQGIRRDHVLAVVAVCIASDAVLILAGAGGLGALVRAVPEVVVAARWTGVAFLLGYAVLAARRALRGGESLEADGAGRGSGLGPVIATALALTWLNPHVYLDTVLLLGSIAATHGAQAWLFAVGAVAGSIIWFTALGFGARGLGRVLSSARSWRVLDGAVALTMLIVAGLLAVG, encoded by the coding sequence GTGACCACCGCTCTGCATGGCCTCCTCGCCGGCCTCTCCTTGATCATCGCCATCGGCTCGCAGAACGTGTTCGTGATGCGCCAAGGAATCCGGCGCGACCACGTGCTGGCTGTGGTGGCGGTGTGCATCGCTTCGGACGCCGTGCTGATCCTGGCCGGCGCCGGCGGTCTCGGTGCCCTGGTGCGGGCCGTGCCCGAGGTGGTCGTCGCTGCCCGCTGGACAGGCGTCGCCTTCCTGCTCGGGTATGCGGTCCTCGCCGCGCGCCGGGCCCTGCGCGGTGGGGAGTCCCTGGAGGCCGACGGGGCGGGCCGAGGGAGTGGGCTGGGCCCCGTGATCGCGACGGCGCTCGCACTCACTTGGTTGAATCCGCACGTCTACCTCGACACCGTGCTTCTGCTCGGCTCCATCGCTGCTACCCATGGGGCACAGGCGTGGCTGTTCGCCGTCGGTGCGGTAGCGGGCAGCATTATCTGGTTCACGGCGCTGGGGTTCGGAGCACGCGGGCTGGGGCGTGTGCTGTCCAGCGCGCGGTCGTGGCGGGTGCTCGACGGCGCGGTCGCGCTGACCATGCTGATCGTCGCGGGACTGCTCGCCGTCGGGTGA
- a CDS encoding DUF429 domain-containing protein produces the protein MVLGSTFLGIDLAADPKRTGIAQLRDDGANVVIENVRVGVGDDAIVSAIMGSRKAGVDVPFGWPRAFVELVEGHRTATLPPPPDTGPGWRREVLYRATDLEVRRRVGKTPLSVAADKIAYPTIRWAGIAARLREQGVTVTPDGRGVACEVYPGAALAAWQLAGHPYKGAKNATSRSTLIERLSVRLPWLEWAGYRDACVDDDNALDAVIAALVARDVDRGSAMPPPPELADLAAEEGWIWLPDGF, from the coding sequence ATGGTCCTCGGCAGCACATTTCTCGGCATCGATCTCGCCGCCGACCCGAAACGCACAGGCATCGCGCAGCTGCGCGACGACGGCGCGAACGTCGTGATCGAGAACGTCCGCGTCGGCGTGGGCGACGACGCGATCGTCTCCGCCATCATGGGCTCACGAAAGGCCGGGGTGGACGTTCCCTTCGGCTGGCCTCGGGCCTTCGTCGAGCTGGTCGAGGGGCATCGGACGGCCACCCTCCCTCCCCCGCCGGACACGGGCCCGGGCTGGAGGCGAGAGGTCCTCTACCGCGCAACCGACCTCGAGGTGAGGCGTCGGGTGGGGAAGACTCCCCTGAGCGTCGCGGCCGACAAGATCGCCTACCCGACCATCCGCTGGGCAGGCATCGCCGCGCGCCTCAGGGAGCAGGGGGTCACCGTCACGCCTGACGGACGCGGCGTGGCCTGCGAGGTCTATCCCGGTGCGGCCCTCGCCGCCTGGCAGCTTGCGGGCCACCCCTACAAGGGCGCGAAGAACGCGACGTCGCGCTCCACGCTCATCGAGCGACTGTCCGTGCGTCTTCCGTGGCTCGAGTGGGCTGGTTACCGGGACGCTTGCGTCGACGACGACAACGCGCTGGATGCTGTGATCGCTGCGCTCGTCGCCCGCGACGTCGACCGTGGGAGTGCGATGCCGCCGCCTCCGGAGCTCGCGGACCTCGCCGCCGAGGAGGGCTGGATCTGGCTGCCCGACGGCTTCTAG
- the dld gene encoding D-lactate dehydrogenase, whose protein sequence is MHSPRNPRSARAVEAFSEIMGRKHVLTSARATAPYATGDRFGAGEVLAVLRPGSLVDMWRALQVCVDHDLIVITQAANTGLTGGSGPGDQGYDRDVVIISTLRIDQIYLLHDAREAVCLAGATLFSLEDELAPHGREPHSVIGSTSIGASVVGGIANNSGGTQIRKGPAYTEQAIFARVDEHGQIQLVNHLGIDLGTDPTHILDRLQRGEWDAADVTPPPPDSAGTAYAEHVRRIADSPARFNADPTFLHEASGCAGKLMVFAVRTRTFPLEEDKATFYIGTDRPGDLESLRRTFLAADGPLPISGEYMSSHAFDLATRYGKDTYVSLKHAGSRTLVRMFALKSWANGVFAKLPGMGPSVADAISQKLFSLVPEKIPPRLVDYRDRYAHHLLLVVSGSERETTAQLLEEFFAASEHEGAFFECDAEEAESATLIRFGVASAASRSFVMHRGEASAMVTFDVALRRDDEDWLEVLPSQIADQLLESVYFGHFFCHVLHQDHVAKKGVDPVALKKEMTALLESRGAAVPAEHNYGRLYPAPEPMVEHFRELDPLNMFNAGVGETSARKLWT, encoded by the coding sequence ATGCACTCACCGCGGAACCCCCGATCGGCGAGGGCCGTCGAGGCCTTCAGCGAGATCATGGGGCGGAAGCATGTGCTCACCTCGGCGCGCGCCACCGCTCCCTATGCCACGGGCGACCGCTTCGGGGCGGGTGAGGTGCTCGCCGTGCTGCGACCGGGCTCGCTGGTGGACATGTGGCGCGCTCTGCAGGTGTGCGTCGACCACGATCTGATCGTCATCACCCAGGCCGCGAACACCGGGCTCACCGGCGGCTCCGGGCCCGGGGATCAGGGCTACGACCGCGACGTCGTCATCATCTCGACGTTGCGCATCGACCAGATCTATCTCCTGCACGACGCCCGCGAGGCGGTCTGCCTGGCCGGTGCCACCCTCTTCTCCCTCGAGGACGAACTCGCCCCGCACGGGCGGGAGCCGCATTCGGTGATCGGCTCGACCTCGATCGGGGCGAGCGTGGTGGGCGGGATCGCCAACAACTCCGGCGGCACCCAGATCCGTAAGGGCCCGGCCTACACCGAGCAGGCGATCTTCGCGCGGGTCGACGAGCACGGGCAGATCCAGCTGGTGAACCATCTGGGCATCGACCTCGGCACCGACCCCACGCACATCCTCGACCGGCTGCAGCGGGGCGAATGGGACGCCGCCGACGTCACCCCGCCACCGCCCGACTCCGCCGGCACCGCCTACGCCGAGCATGTGCGCCGGATCGCCGACTCCCCGGCCCGCTTCAACGCGGATCCGACGTTCCTCCACGAAGCCTCAGGCTGCGCCGGCAAGCTCATGGTGTTCGCGGTGCGCACCCGCACCTTCCCGCTCGAGGAGGACAAGGCGACGTTCTACATCGGCACGGACCGCCCCGGGGACCTCGAGTCCCTGCGACGCACGTTCCTCGCCGCCGACGGGCCGCTGCCGATCTCGGGCGAATACATGAGCTCGCACGCCTTCGATCTCGCGACCCGGTACGGCAAGGACACCTACGTCTCCCTCAAGCACGCCGGCAGCCGCACCCTGGTGCGCATGTTCGCCCTGAAGAGCTGGGCGAACGGAGTGTTCGCGAAGCTGCCCGGAATGGGCCCGTCGGTCGCCGACGCGATCTCCCAGAAGCTGTTCTCCCTCGTTCCGGAGAAGATCCCACCGCGCCTCGTCGACTATCGCGACCGGTACGCCCATCACCTGCTGCTCGTGGTCAGCGGCAGCGAACGGGAGACGACCGCGCAGCTGCTCGAGGAGTTCTTCGCCGCATCCGAGCATGAGGGTGCGTTCTTCGAGTGCGACGCCGAGGAGGCCGAGAGCGCCACGCTGATCCGCTTCGGCGTGGCCAGCGCCGCCAGCCGCTCCTTCGTCATGCACCGCGGCGAGGCCTCCGCCATGGTCACTTTCGACGTCGCCCTGCGCCGCGACGACGAGGACTGGCTGGAGGTGCTGCCCTCGCAGATCGCCGACCAGCTGCTGGAGAGCGTCTACTTCGGGCACTTCTTCTGCCACGTGCTGCACCAGGACCACGTCGCCAAGAAGGGCGTGGACCCGGTGGCGCTGAAGAAGGAGATGACCGCGCTGCTCGAGAGCCGCGGCGCCGCCGTGCCCGCCGAACACAACTACGGCCGGCTCTACCCGGCCCCCGAGCCGATGGTGGAGCACTTCCGGGAGCTCGACCCGCTGAACATGTTCAATGCGGGAGTGGGGGAGACGTCGGCGCGGAAGCTGTGGACGTGA
- a CDS encoding GIY-YIG nuclease family protein yields the protein MTESSRTGHLTLGTILETAEVQFGDVLAIRHTYTADGLTGTADLTPEKVLAYTRRQTHRNKVPVTSPPLWLTFMADGRRRSRFLTAYENHGPVLSEETAEHRYFDLRPSELLSSLQERLVVEWSGDTINWAKRGSSAAKFSVVEIADPAAVPFPGFDRVIIPFTELQDMVESSRYRTWQHALSSVQGIYLITDATTGKHYVGKADGTERLLGRWRRYAQTGHGDNVGLRSLLARDPTRAAAFRFSILRVFGPDTPKADVDASEAHFKDALMSRAFGMNRN from the coding sequence ATGACCGAGAGTTCCCGGACCGGCCACCTCACGCTGGGCACCATTCTGGAGACCGCCGAGGTGCAGTTCGGTGACGTCCTCGCCATCCGGCACACCTATACAGCGGACGGCCTCACCGGAACTGCCGATCTGACTCCTGAGAAGGTGCTCGCCTATACCCGCCGTCAGACGCACAGGAACAAGGTGCCAGTGACATCTCCCCCGCTTTGGCTCACCTTCATGGCCGACGGAAGACGTCGGTCGAGGTTCCTCACCGCCTACGAGAATCACGGGCCCGTTCTCTCCGAGGAGACCGCGGAGCATCGCTACTTCGACCTACGCCCCTCGGAACTGCTCAGCTCGCTGCAGGAGCGCTTGGTCGTGGAGTGGTCCGGAGACACCATCAACTGGGCGAAAAGAGGCTCGTCCGCCGCGAAGTTCTCTGTCGTCGAGATCGCGGATCCCGCTGCCGTGCCGTTCCCGGGCTTCGACCGGGTGATCATCCCCTTCACCGAGCTGCAGGACATGGTCGAGAGCTCCCGTTATCGGACGTGGCAGCATGCGCTGAGCTCCGTGCAGGGGATCTACCTCATCACTGATGCGACCACCGGCAAGCACTATGTCGGAAAGGCGGACGGCACCGAACGTCTGCTGGGCAGGTGGCGTCGCTACGCCCAGACCGGCCACGGCGACAACGTCGGCCTGCGGAGCCTCCTGGCCCGCGACCCCACCCGAGCAGCAGCGTTCCGCTTCAGCATCCTGCGCGTCTTCGGCCCTGACACCCCGAAGGCGGACGTCGACGCCTCCGAGGCGCACTTCAAGGACGCACTCATGTCGCGGGCCTTCGGGATGAACCGGAACTGA
- a CDS encoding HNH endonuclease: protein MAITIQHLLERGELSIDDDITFHTHVEVARLFGRDYKGHQQATIRLDEHTDVWFPKLFPNRDWLNELSPQGTEITMRPADGGQYSHRMASTRREDVITFGKETRTGDYRFCGVFRFNPHLSSAARWVFDRIATTVTFDGNGGHGFEERTLRAGQEDLTAESAPVDLDLIESFDRRVDEGRFAVEDREVVARTRGSAQRTFATRVKRNYEWTCAVTGIRTPEFLVASHIVPWSEDPSIRLDPSNGICLSTFVDRAFDAGFLSITPTGMTRVRWENCGEDPSLHADLARLDAITLARPRDDVPDPEKLRRRLELGY, encoded by the coding sequence ATGGCGATCACGATCCAGCACCTTCTCGAGCGCGGTGAGCTCTCCATCGATGACGACATCACGTTCCACACCCACGTCGAGGTCGCACGGTTGTTCGGCCGCGATTACAAGGGCCACCAGCAGGCGACGATTCGACTCGATGAGCACACGGACGTGTGGTTCCCGAAGCTCTTCCCCAACCGAGATTGGCTCAACGAGCTGTCCCCGCAGGGCACCGAAATCACGATGCGCCCCGCAGACGGAGGCCAGTACAGCCACCGGATGGCGTCCACACGGCGCGAAGACGTGATCACCTTCGGCAAGGAGACCCGCACCGGGGACTACAGGTTCTGCGGCGTGTTCCGCTTCAACCCGCATCTTTCCTCCGCGGCGAGGTGGGTGTTCGATCGCATCGCCACCACGGTCACATTCGACGGCAACGGCGGGCACGGGTTCGAGGAGCGCACACTGCGCGCCGGGCAGGAGGACCTCACCGCAGAGTCCGCTCCGGTCGACCTTGACCTCATCGAGAGCTTCGACCGACGTGTTGACGAAGGACGGTTCGCAGTCGAGGACCGAGAGGTGGTGGCGCGCACCCGGGGCAGCGCCCAGCGCACCTTTGCGACTCGCGTGAAGAGAAACTACGAGTGGACCTGCGCGGTCACCGGAATCCGCACCCCCGAGTTCCTCGTCGCCTCGCACATCGTCCCGTGGAGCGAGGATCCGTCGATCCGGCTGGACCCCAGCAACGGGATCTGCCTGTCCACCTTCGTCGACCGCGCCTTCGATGCCGGCTTCCTATCGATCACTCCTACCGGGATGACCCGCGTGCGGTGGGAGAACTGCGGGGAGGACCCATCTCTCCATGCCGATCTCGCCCGCCTCGACGCCATCACCCTTGCGCGCCCCCGCGACGACGTCCCTGATCCTGAGAAGCTTCGGCGCCGCCTCGAGCTCGGGTACTGA
- a CDS encoding ATP-binding protein, with product MADLPDGAKALHAAGYFSDAQLDMLGMAAHLARIERDHPGSTIVIDDPSDMLDSISRKALAGPGITRLLENGERSAHQVLVLTHDDQLVRDLWDAHRHRSPATVQDSMEIHRSTDGADSFSVLTSRTTADAVARARELMTDHWEENRDRLWFRAALAAHTRQATEMCAKDVDTLLGPAGMNLHPSNRVPRESDELGPVSDRVRATLRETTESWCQSGRHHVARSRIGDLMDLFSKNSTQFLNPGAHADVVLPEATSSKKTLLMVEAAAALLAAPEGQPRSSWTTQSRLAEFVGSNGDCPECTGI from the coding sequence GTGGCAGATCTCCCGGACGGTGCCAAGGCACTGCATGCCGCCGGCTACTTCTCCGACGCCCAGCTGGACATGCTCGGGATGGCCGCCCATCTGGCGCGGATCGAGCGCGACCATCCGGGCTCCACAATCGTCATCGACGACCCCAGCGACATGCTCGACTCCATCTCCCGCAAAGCCCTTGCCGGGCCGGGCATCACCCGCCTGCTTGAGAACGGCGAGCGGTCCGCCCATCAGGTGCTCGTACTCACCCACGACGATCAGCTGGTACGTGACCTGTGGGACGCGCACCGTCATCGGTCTCCCGCAACGGTGCAGGACTCCATGGAGATCCATCGCAGCACGGACGGGGCGGACAGCTTCTCTGTCCTGACCTCACGCACCACTGCTGACGCTGTGGCCAGGGCCCGGGAACTGATGACGGACCACTGGGAGGAGAACCGGGACCGGCTCTGGTTCCGAGCAGCACTGGCCGCGCACACACGTCAGGCCACCGAGATGTGCGCGAAGGACGTCGACACGTTGCTGGGTCCTGCCGGGATGAACCTGCATCCGTCGAACCGGGTGCCGCGGGAGTCGGACGAACTGGGCCCTGTCAGCGATCGAGTCCGCGCGACCCTGCGGGAGACCACCGAGTCCTGGTGCCAGAGCGGCCGCCACCATGTCGCCCGGAGTCGAATCGGCGATCTCATGGACCTGTTCTCAAAGAATTCCACCCAGTTCCTGAACCCGGGAGCTCACGCGGATGTCGTCCTCCCCGAAGCCACCTCGAGCAAGAAGACACTCCTCATGGTGGAGGCCGCCGCGGCGCTCCTCGCCGCCCCCGAGGGACAGCCCCGCTCGAGCTGGACCACGCAGTCCCGGCTGGCCGAGTTCGTGGGCTCGAATGGGGACTGCCCGGAGTGCACGGGGATCTAG
- a CDS encoding IS3 family transposase (programmed frameshift) gives MARKHYSEEFRQQAVDLYESTPGATVRGIAEDLGIVRGTLRQWLETHGTGKKTAADGTLTDSPLRSAPTASTSDPSEPLEQRVARLEAENAQLRAETTKLTTEREILQKAAKYFGRGDALVSRFQFVADHSTTYPVKRLCELVEIERSSYYAWQTGAPARSARAASDGELLERIRIIHAKDDAQGAPRITAELNDAAAPEDRVNHKRVARVMREAGLSGYVKKRKHRTTVPEPADQVVPDLLGRDFTAEAPNQRYVGDITYLPLSEAGGGGNLYLATVIDCYSRRLVGWAIADHMRTDLVADALKAAAAARGSLAGAIFHSDHGSVYTSKAYAELCQRLGVTQSMGAVGSSADNAMAESFNATTKREVLRDAACFTDELTARRKMFRWLTRYNTKRRHSWCRYLSPNAYERAYTAKLALAA, from the exons ATGGCCAGGAAGCACTACTCCGAAGAGTTTCGCCAGCAGGCGGTTGACCTGTACGAATCGACACCGGGAGCGACGGTCCGCGGTATCGCGGAGGACCTCGGGATCGTCCGGGGCACGCTGCGGCAGTGGCTGGAGACCCACGGGACCGGAAAGAAGACCGCGGCTGACGGCACGCTGACCGACAGCCCGTTGCGGTCCGCGCCGACAGCTTCCACGTCGGATCCTAGTGAGCCGCTCGAGCAGCGCGTGGCCCGGCTGGAGGCGGAGAACGCCCAGCTGAGAGCGGAGACGACGAAGCTCACCACGGAGCGGGAGATCCTCCAGAAGGCCGCGAAGTATTTCG GCCGGGGAGACGCGCTGGTGAGTCGCTTCCAGTTCGTCGCCGACCACTCCACCACCTACCCGGTGAAGCGACTGTGCGAGCTCGTCGAGATCGAGCGTTCCTCCTACTACGCCTGGCAGACAGGCGCCCCGGCTCGGTCCGCGCGGGCCGCTTCCGATGGCGAGCTGCTGGAGCGGATCCGCATCATCCACGCGAAGGACGATGCACAGGGTGCCCCGCGGATCACGGCAGAGCTCAACGACGCGGCCGCGCCCGAGGACCGGGTCAACCACAAGCGGGTCGCTCGCGTGATGCGAGAGGCCGGCCTCAGCGGCTACGTCAAGAAGCGTAAGCACCGCACGACGGTGCCGGAGCCGGCCGACCAGGTCGTTCCTGACCTGCTGGGCCGGGATTTCACCGCCGAGGCGCCGAACCAGCGCTACGTCGGCGACATCACCTACCTGCCGCTATCCGAGGCCGGCGGGGGCGGGAACCTGTATCTGGCCACAGTGATCGACTGCTACAGCCGCCGCCTGGTGGGCTGGGCCATCGCCGATCACATGCGCACCGACCTCGTCGCCGACGCGCTCAAGGCCGCCGCCGCGGCCCGTGGATCTCTGGCAGGAGCGATCTTCCACAGCGATCACGGGTCCGTCTACACCTCCAAGGCCTACGCCGAGCTCTGCCAGCGGCTCGGCGTGACCCAGTCGATGGGAGCCGTCGGCTCCAGCGCCGACAACGCGATGGCCGAATCGTTCAACGCGACCACGAAGCGCGAGGTCCTCCGCGACGCCGCGTGCTTCACCGACGAGCTCACCGCCCGCCGCAAGATGTTCCGCTGGCTGACCCGCTACAACACCAAGCGCCGCCATTCCTGGTGCCGCTACCTGTCCCCGAACGCCTACGAGCGCGCCTACACCGCTAAGCTAGCGCTCGCAGCGTAA
- a CDS encoding ATP-binding protein, producing the protein MTETDRTIEDAAAADEIASVLESLARKCGDLDDEELGEQIYKRLPEPSVADPHSARAEPAVVHSVSVQGIRSFGPEQTLRPSEGLTIVYAGNGKGKTSLTDAFELVIDGSTTRKEGLPNAATEVKDKDHITHRTHAGNPDLAHPPRVAVRYGHGDQIRDCEWTSFDTPATHYPDMQVLPRRLLRALVNAKRTERIEPLGATLGLAETSASWTAIAKTLGAKSTEASQGVEPYLQLLAEEITLDDGEDTQITALTQWAELQQNAPQSLPSAPSAAPWHQLAAALEAATSPDIEGAPMSPQLTSLLTAFVEVAEPSTICPACEQAQVPQSRLDEVQALLTGSAAAKKHAAERAAQADRRDKLAAEVSGWLEVADPPGRPAAPELPGWCAALAALRDALAQQHQLRDVPWTRLVAGALEDLDEVRVRLIQASEGHSSFDRHRAVDAITADAGGTLRALHVLNFRRTVLSPLMKRAEAMTKALLVTRVRNEFAELEGPINDWLEIGA; encoded by the coding sequence TTGACCGAGACCGACCGGACCATCGAGGACGCGGCTGCCGCTGACGAGATCGCGTCGGTGCTCGAATCCTTGGCGCGGAAGTGTGGCGACCTCGATGACGAGGAACTCGGCGAACAGATCTACAAGCGCCTACCCGAGCCGTCAGTTGCCGACCCGCACAGTGCGCGCGCCGAGCCCGCCGTGGTGCATTCCGTGTCCGTGCAGGGCATCCGCTCCTTCGGCCCCGAGCAGACGCTGCGCCCCTCCGAAGGGCTAACCATCGTGTACGCCGGCAACGGCAAGGGAAAGACGAGCCTGACCGACGCGTTCGAGCTGGTCATCGACGGGTCCACCACCCGAAAGGAGGGCCTGCCGAACGCCGCAACGGAGGTGAAGGACAAGGACCACATCACCCACCGCACCCACGCTGGGAACCCCGACCTCGCGCATCCGCCCCGCGTCGCGGTCCGCTATGGTCACGGCGACCAGATACGGGACTGCGAGTGGACCTCCTTCGACACGCCTGCGACCCATTACCCCGACATGCAGGTCCTGCCTCGCCGGCTGCTGCGCGCGCTGGTCAACGCCAAACGCACCGAGCGCATCGAACCGCTCGGCGCGACGCTCGGCCTCGCGGAGACCAGCGCGAGCTGGACGGCCATCGCGAAGACACTGGGGGCGAAGTCGACCGAGGCGTCCCAGGGCGTCGAGCCCTACCTGCAGCTGCTCGCGGAGGAGATCACGCTCGACGACGGCGAGGACACACAGATCACCGCGCTCACGCAGTGGGCGGAGCTGCAGCAGAACGCGCCGCAGAGCCTCCCGAGCGCACCGTCGGCGGCTCCCTGGCACCAGCTCGCCGCAGCCCTCGAGGCGGCGACGAGTCCCGACATCGAGGGCGCGCCGATGAGCCCCCAGCTCACCTCGCTCCTCACAGCGTTCGTCGAGGTCGCGGAACCGTCTACGATCTGTCCGGCCTGCGAACAGGCCCAGGTCCCACAGTCCCGCCTCGACGAGGTGCAGGCGCTGCTGACCGGTTCCGCGGCGGCGAAGAAGCATGCTGCGGAGCGAGCGGCTCAGGCCGACCGTCGGGACAAGCTCGCCGCCGAGGTCTCGGGCTGGCTCGAGGTGGCGGACCCTCCGGGACGACCCGCTGCACCGGAACTGCCGGGCTGGTGCGCTGCGCTGGCCGCACTGCGGGATGCCCTCGCGCAGCAGCACCAGCTCCGCGACGTGCCGTGGACGCGACTGGTGGCGGGCGCACTCGAGGACCTGGACGAGGTGCGCGTTCGTCTCATCCAGGCGTCCGAGGGCCACTCGTCCTTCGACCGGCACCGCGCCGTCGACGCGATCACGGCCGACGCCGGCGGGACGCTGAGGGCTCTGCACGTGCTGAATTTCCGCCGCACCGTCCTCTCTCCGCTGATGAAACGCGCGGAGGCGATGACCAAGGCACTGTTGGTCACGCGGGTCCGGAACGAGTTCGCGGAGCTCGAGGGCCCGATCAACGACTGGCTGGAGATCGGGGCCTGA
- a CDS encoding DUF6036 family nucleotidyltransferase gives MSTDGQLDADGVRALFRELSGRLDEAGAAAQLFVVGGAAMALAYDVDRLTRDVDALFVPAPVVRRIAEEMSGPHGLEPDWLNDAAKGFLPGEDEHPRTVFESESLLVQVPSPGYLLAMKLHASRDERDLDDAAVLFNQLGYTTAQECVDLLDATYPAGQLLPRHRYLADEVANRARAR, from the coding sequence ATGAGCACAGACGGGCAACTCGACGCGGACGGGGTGCGTGCCCTGTTCCGGGAGCTGTCCGGCCGGCTGGACGAAGCTGGGGCGGCGGCGCAGTTGTTCGTCGTTGGCGGGGCTGCGATGGCCTTGGCCTACGACGTCGACCGGCTGACTCGTGACGTGGATGCGCTGTTCGTCCCCGCACCCGTGGTGCGCCGGATCGCCGAAGAGATGAGTGGCCCGCACGGGTTGGAGCCGGACTGGCTCAACGACGCCGCGAAAGGGTTCCTGCCCGGAGAGGACGAGCACCCTCGCACTGTGTTCGAGTCTGAATCGCTGCTGGTGCAGGTGCCCTCCCCGGGATACTTGCTGGCGATGAAGCTGCACGCCTCGCGTGATGAGCGCGACCTCGATGACGCAGCGGTGTTGTTCAACCAACTCGGCTACACCACTGCTCAGGAGTGCGTGGACCTGCTCGATGCCACCTATCCGGCAGGTCAACTCCTGCCACGCCACCGTTACCTCGCCGACGAGGTCGCCAACCGCGCACGCGCGAGGTGA